One genomic segment of Vibrio quintilis includes these proteins:
- a CDS encoding transposase — MMPKNTTVEPQVSPSPELEKKTRRVFTTEYKLSIIQQADACQHGEIGALLRREKLYSNQLSQWRKEFAENGIKGLEKSAPGPASAKTPEQKRIEHLEKENARLRHQIEVKDGCLSLQKKALALIEAMEQENKS, encoded by the coding sequence ATGATGCCAAAGAACACAACGGTTGAGCCGCAGGTCAGTCCCTCTCCGGAGCTGGAAAAGAAAACCCGCCGTGTCTTTACGACCGAATACAAGCTGTCCATTATACAACAGGCCGATGCCTGTCAACATGGCGAGATTGGTGCCTTACTCCGGCGGGAAAAGCTTTACTCAAATCAGCTTTCACAATGGCGGAAAGAATTCGCTGAGAACGGCATCAAAGGGCTCGAAAAATCAGCCCCCGGTCCTGCGTCAGCAAAAACTCCCGAGCAAAAACGCATTGAGCACTTAGAGAAAGAGAACGCCCGTCTTCGTCATCAGATTGAGGTAAAAGACGGTTGTCTCTCGCTCCAAAAAAAAGCCTTGGCGTTGATAGAAGCGATGGAACAAGAGAACAAATCATGA
- a CDS encoding IS3 family transposase, producing the protein MTLAQHPLPAFVSQRLACQVLNVNRNTLRRYIRGVQFCGPLPRIHRSRKHARQPRALSDTERETVKSVMLSETYCNQPPVQIYYDLLQQGQYLCSVSTMHRLLREDNLHGERRAQRPAQSHMVPRLVAQHPNQVWTWDITKLPTQKRGEYLSLYVVMDLFSRYIVAWMLSRKENSALASQLMEEAITRYDLESSGLTLHQDRGAPMTAHCYLDLLSELAVTASHSRPRVSNDNPFSESQFKTLKYQPDYPRRFEDYGHANRWCQDYVTWYNTCHYHSQLGGFTPEHVFTGRYTEEAVTRQAGLDAACAAHPERFAKGAPKVAMPAKEVSINPVPEDADSEVIEKGVNFPTLSSVTRNAI; encoded by the coding sequence ATGACGCTGGCGCAACATCCCTTACCTGCATTTGTCTCCCAAAGGCTCGCCTGCCAGGTGCTTAACGTCAACCGCAATACATTAAGACGTTATATCCGGGGTGTTCAGTTTTGTGGCCCTTTGCCCCGGATTCACCGCTCCCGGAAACACGCGCGCCAGCCCAGAGCATTAAGCGATACAGAAAGAGAAACAGTGAAATCGGTGATGCTCAGTGAAACTTATTGTAACCAACCGCCGGTGCAGATTTATTATGACCTGTTGCAGCAAGGGCAATATCTGTGCTCAGTCAGCACCATGCACCGGCTCTTACGTGAAGATAATCTTCATGGTGAACGCCGGGCACAGCGGCCAGCGCAGTCTCACATGGTTCCCCGTCTGGTGGCTCAACATCCCAATCAGGTCTGGACCTGGGATATCACCAAATTACCCACTCAAAAGCGGGGAGAATATTTATCACTTTATGTCGTGATGGATTTATTTAGCCGTTACATTGTTGCCTGGATGCTATCGCGCAAGGAAAACAGTGCGTTAGCATCCCAGCTAATGGAAGAAGCAATCACCCGTTATGACCTTGAATCAAGCGGTTTAACCCTTCATCAGGACAGAGGCGCGCCGATGACTGCCCATTGTTATCTGGATTTGCTGTCTGAGCTTGCAGTCACCGCCAGCCACAGTCGTCCGCGGGTCAGTAATGACAACCCATTTAGTGAATCACAATTTAAAACACTCAAATATCAACCAGATTATCCCCGTCGTTTTGAAGATTATGGGCATGCGAATCGTTGGTGTCAGGACTATGTAACATGGTACAACACCTGTCATTATCACAGCCAGTTAGGTGGCTTTACACCGGAGCATGTTTTTACAGGAAGATATACAGAGGAGGCAGTGACACGTCAGGCGGGTCTTGATGCCGCTTGTGCTGCACACCCGGAGCGTTTTGCTAAAGGTGCCCCCAAAGTCGCGATGCCAGCCAAAGAAGTGAGTATTAATCCGGTACCGGAAGATGCTGATAGTGAAGTGATAGAAAAAGGTGTGAACTTCCCAACCTTATCCAGCGTCACGAGAAATGCAATTTAA
- a CDS encoding PIN domain-containing protein, with the protein MMIKNLILDTNILHKDYDFRSKDLRKIIKICSLYKVNVCIPQIVIDECLGQYRKAFKTAIGNLETSKRDITRLLNDRYINNFPFDKLIKVVSTREEYYSKVLSDFINDKSIDVIPYCKISHQDVVNKMYDAKYPFINKDMERGYKDFLLTMSVLEHVNGNESVIYTKNVKDYTNKINKDSISSIHADYESENCFVSESLPSIIQKLHEGHSSFKSLKIDSSDLDTFFDEMVVNIIDGILYKDELYGELWFEPEVNKGSIYSQIVDEPTIEQDIDWQQFTVSGKVKIQFTCKFSMSNHEFEMLSEDFYFYEFISSAVKSKGHKLDDEWEYIFHDVKYISIFDFTYDLFEFENNPLEKYDEYALTIYRVN; encoded by the coding sequence ATGATGATAAAAAATTTAATATTAGACACTAACATTCTTCATAAGGACTATGACTTTAGAAGTAAAGATTTAAGGAAAATCATCAAAATATGTAGTTTGTATAAAGTTAATGTTTGTATTCCCCAAATAGTTATTGATGAATGTTTAGGTCAATATAGAAAAGCATTTAAGACGGCTATTGGAAATCTAGAAACATCAAAGAGAGATATAACTCGACTCCTGAATGATCGATATATAAATAACTTTCCTTTTGATAAGCTGATCAAAGTGGTATCTACTCGAGAGGAATACTACTCGAAGGTATTGAGCGATTTTATCAATGATAAATCAATTGATGTTATTCCTTATTGCAAAATCTCCCATCAAGATGTGGTTAATAAAATGTACGATGCTAAATATCCATTTATTAACAAGGACATGGAAAGAGGCTATAAAGATTTTTTACTAACAATGTCAGTGTTAGAGCATGTCAATGGGAATGAGTCTGTTATATATACCAAAAACGTCAAAGACTATACGAATAAAATCAATAAAGACTCTATCAGCTCTATACATGCTGACTATGAGAGTGAAAATTGCTTTGTGTCTGAGAGTTTACCTTCGATAATACAAAAATTACATGAGGGTCATAGTTCATTCAAATCTCTTAAGATTGATAGCTCTGATCTAGATACGTTTTTTGATGAAATGGTTGTTAATATTATTGATGGGATTTTGTATAAAGATGAACTTTACGGTGAATTATGGTTTGAACCAGAGGTAAATAAAGGATCTATCTATAGTCAAATAGTAGATGAGCCTACCATTGAGCAAGATATAGATTGGCAGCAGTTTACTGTCTCTGGAAAAGTTAAAATTCAATTTACTTGTAAATTTTCGATGAGTAACCATGAGTTTGAGATGTTGAGTGAAGACTTCTACTTTTATGAATTTATTAGTAGTGCAGTCAAAAGTAAAGGGCATAAACTCGATGATGAATGGGAGTATATTTTTCATGATGTAAAATATATAAGTATCTTTGATTTTACGTATGATTTATTTGAATTTGAAAATAATCCATTGGAAAAATACGATGAATATGCTTTGACGATCTATCGGGTAAATTAG
- a CDS encoding transposase has product MMPKNTTVEPQVNPSPELEKKTRRIFTTEYKLSIIQQADACKHGEVGALLRREKLYSNQLSQWRKEFAENGIKGLEKSAPGPASAKTPEQKRIELLEKENARLRHQIEVKDGCLSLQKKALALIEAMEQENKS; this is encoded by the coding sequence ATGATGCCAAAGAACACAACGGTTGAGCCGCAGGTCAATCCCTCTCCGGAGCTGGAAAAGAAAACCCGCCGTATCTTTACGACCGAATACAAGCTTTCCATTATACAACAGGCCGATGCCTGTAAACATGGCGAGGTTGGTGCCTTACTCCGGCGGGAAAAGCTTTACTCAAATCAGCTTTCACAATGGCGGAAAGAATTCGCTGAGAACGGCATCAAAGGGCTCGAAAAATCAGCCCCCGGTCCTGCGTCAGCAAAAACTCCCGAGCAAAAACGCATTGAGCTCTTAGAGAAAGAGAACGCCCGTCTTCGTCATCAGATTGAGGTAAAAGACGGTTGTCTCTCGCTCCAAAAAAAAGCCTTGGCGTTGATAGAAGCGATGGAACAAGAGAACAAATCATGA
- a CDS encoding IS3 family transposase, translated as MTLAQHPLPAFVSQRLACQVLNVNRNTLRRYIRGVQFCGPLPRIHRSRKHARQPRALSDTERETVKSVMLSETYCNQPPVQIYYDLLQQGQYLCSVSTMHRLLREDNLHGERRAQRPAQSHMVPRLVAQHPNQVWTWDITKLPTQKRGEYLSLYVVMDLFSRYIVAWMLSRKENSALASQLMEEAITRYDLESSGLTLHQDRGAPMTAHCYLDLLSELAVTASHSRPRVSNDNPFSESQFKTLKYQPDYPRRFEDYGHANRWCQDYVTWYNTCHYHSQLGGFTPEHVFTGRYTEEAVTRQAGLDAAYAAHPERFAKGAPKVAMPAKEVSINPVPEDADSEVIEKGVNFPTLSSVTRNAI; from the coding sequence ATGACGCTGGCGCAACATCCCTTACCTGCATTTGTCTCCCAAAGGCTCGCCTGCCAGGTGCTTAACGTCAACCGCAATACATTAAGACGTTATATCCGGGGTGTTCAGTTTTGTGGCCCTTTGCCCCGGATTCACCGCTCCCGGAAACACGCGCGCCAGCCCAGAGCATTAAGCGATACAGAAAGAGAAACAGTGAAATCGGTGATGCTCAGTGAAACTTATTGTAACCAACCGCCGGTGCAGATTTATTATGACCTGTTGCAGCAAGGGCAATATCTGTGCTCAGTCAGCACCATGCACCGGCTCTTACGTGAAGATAATCTTCATGGTGAACGCCGGGCACAGCGGCCAGCGCAGTCTCACATGGTTCCCCGTCTGGTGGCTCAACATCCCAATCAGGTCTGGACCTGGGATATCACCAAATTACCCACTCAAAAGCGGGGAGAATATTTATCACTTTATGTCGTGATGGATTTATTTAGCCGTTACATTGTTGCCTGGATGCTATCGCGCAAGGAAAACAGTGCGTTAGCATCCCAGCTAATGGAAGAAGCAATCACCCGTTATGACCTTGAATCAAGCGGTTTAACCCTTCATCAGGACAGAGGCGCGCCGATGACTGCCCATTGTTATCTGGATTTGCTGTCTGAGCTTGCAGTCACCGCCAGCCACAGTCGTCCGCGGGTCAGTAATGACAACCCATTTAGTGAATCACAATTTAAAACACTCAAATATCAACCAGATTATCCCCGTCGTTTTGAAGATTATGGGCATGCGAATCGTTGGTGTCAGGACTATGTAACATGGTACAACACCTGTCATTATCACAGCCAGTTAGGTGGCTTTACACCGGAGCATGTTTTTACAGGAAGATATACAGAGGAGGCAGTGACACGTCAGGCGGGTCTTGATGCCGCTTATGCTGCACACCCGGAGCGTTTTGCTAAAGGTGCCCCCAAAGTCGCGATGCCAGCCAAAGAAGTGAGTATTAATCCGGTACCGGAAGATGCTGATAGTGAAGTGATAGAAAAAGGTGTGAATTTCCCAACCTTATCCAGCGTCACGAGAAATGCAATTTAA